Proteins encoded within one genomic window of Desulfosalsimonas propionicica:
- the secE gene encoding preprotein translocase subunit SecE has protein sequence MAKMQKKKPAEQKKKKKDAGDSVSSSTDDKQAVAAGGSGKGSAVTSGTSEKSKSAWSGSQSRAGGQSAVLRLLDRYFGNWIQFLREVKVELGRVTWPTRKETVGTTAVVLVFVFIIAIFLGVVDMGLSSLVRLIL, from the coding sequence ATGGCAAAAATGCAGAAAAAAAAGCCGGCAGAGCAGAAAAAGAAAAAAAAGGACGCCGGCGATTCTGTTTCCAGCAGCACTGATGACAAACAGGCGGTTGCGGCAGGCGGCTCTGGAAAAGGATCTGCAGTGACAAGCGGGACTTCGGAAAAGTCGAAGTCCGCCTGGTCCGGCTCCCAGAGCAGAGCCGGTGGACAGAGTGCTGTTTTGCGGCTGCTGGATCGATACTTTGGCAACTGGATTCAGTTTCTGCGGGAAGTCAAGGTGGAACTGGGCCGTGTAACCTGGCCGACGCGCAAGGAAACCGTTGGCACTACAGCTGTTGTTTTGGTTTTCGTATTCATTATCGCCATTTTTTTGGGCGTTGTGGACATGGGTTTGTCCAGCCTCGTCCGTTTGATCCTGTAG
- the rpmG gene encoding 50S ribosomal protein L33: protein MTLACMDCKRRNYSTTKNKRTKPDRLEFKKYCRFCHTHTLHRETK, encoded by the coding sequence GTGACCTTAGCCTGTATGGACTGTAAACGGCGGAATTATTCCACCACCAAGAATAAGCGTACCAAGCCGGATCGGCTGGAATTTAAAAAATACTGCCGGTTCTGCCATACCCATACGCTACACCGGGAAACCAAGTAA
- a CDS encoding lytic transglycosylase codes for MTKKVPMQSVKTFALVRKNAVLAALLAIAMIFTGCAGWTGRIGDAPAGDSAKTSTRDHQESEAPAAEDETQVEVLPLLSFNGSEEENARLLIEPDPTADTQSRLDKSLEFYQASQDYWQQGELENALDSLDNAYALILTSPPAKDPKLSQQKDDLRFMISKRILEIYSSRYTTVKGNHNAIPFSLNEHVQKEIKLFTEGPSRTFFINSYKRSGRYRPYILEKLKKAGIPEELSWLPLVESGFKTKALSSARALGMWQFIASTGHKFGLTRDRYIDERLDPYKSTGAAIAYLKELHEIFGDWKTVLAAYNCGEGRVLHVIRQQNVNYLDDFWDLYQRLPRETARYVPKFLATIHIVNNLENYNMGHIQPDPPMDFELVEVKKQASLEDIAKAIDVKQNKLLELNPELRYKILPDEKYELKVPREKGEVLLAKIDDIQEHYQSPHNIVYHRVRPGETLSTIARRYNTTARKIAWYNNIYRKNYIVSGQRLKIPQAGTYAARGPLPEPSRTINYKVKRGDSLWVLAKRYNTTTKRIQALNNLNSVNLHIGQKLKIPAGKSADRKAYRVKKGDSPYTIARRHDMNMNKFLRINELNQNSRIYPGQTLYVE; via the coding sequence TTGACAAAAAAGGTACCCATGCAATCCGTCAAAACGTTCGCCCTTGTCCGGAAAAACGCAGTGCTTGCTGCACTGCTTGCAATTGCCATGATATTTACCGGCTGCGCCGGCTGGACCGGCCGGATCGGAGATGCACCGGCCGGTGATTCCGCAAAAACCTCAACCCGGGACCACCAGGAATCGGAAGCGCCCGCAGCCGAAGATGAAACGCAGGTGGAAGTCCTGCCCTTGTTGAGTTTCAACGGTAGTGAGGAGGAAAACGCCAGGCTGCTGATCGAGCCCGACCCTACAGCTGACACCCAGTCCCGGCTGGACAAATCCCTGGAATTTTATCAAGCCTCCCAGGACTACTGGCAGCAGGGAGAGCTGGAAAACGCTCTGGACTCCCTGGACAATGCATATGCGCTGATTTTGACATCCCCCCCTGCCAAAGACCCGAAACTAAGCCAGCAAAAAGACGATCTGCGGTTTATGATCTCCAAGCGGATTCTTGAAATTTATTCTTCCCGGTACACAACGGTTAAAGGAAACCATAATGCCATTCCCTTTAGCCTTAACGAGCATGTCCAAAAAGAGATCAAGCTCTTTACTGAAGGACCGTCGCGAACCTTTTTCATCAACTCCTATAAACGGTCCGGCCGGTATCGCCCTTATATCCTCGAAAAACTCAAAAAAGCCGGCATTCCCGAGGAGCTTTCCTGGCTGCCGCTTGTGGAAAGCGGATTTAAAACCAAGGCCCTGTCCAGTGCCAGGGCACTGGGGATGTGGCAGTTCATCGCCTCGACCGGCCACAAATTCGGTCTTACAAGAGACCGCTACATTGACGAGCGGTTAGATCCGTACAAGTCCACCGGCGCCGCCATTGCCTATTTAAAAGAACTCCATGAAATTTTCGGGGACTGGAAAACCGTGCTTGCCGCTTACAACTGCGGCGAAGGCAGGGTCCTGCATGTGATCCGTCAGCAAAACGTTAATTACCTGGATGATTTCTGGGATCTGTACCAGCGGCTGCCCAGGGAGACCGCGCGCTATGTGCCGAAATTTTTAGCGACCATTCATATCGTCAACAACCTGGAAAACTACAACATGGGTCACATCCAGCCGGATCCGCCCATGGATTTCGAACTTGTGGAGGTCAAAAAGCAAGCCTCTCTGGAAGACATTGCAAAGGCCATTGACGTCAAGCAAAACAAACTTCTGGAACTGAATCCCGAATTGCGCTACAAGATTTTGCCGGATGAAAAATACGAGTTAAAGGTGCCCCGGGAAAAAGGTGAGGTACTGCTTGCAAAAATCGACGATATCCAGGAACACTACCAGAGCCCGCACAACATTGTCTACCACCGGGTGCGGCCGGGAGAGACCCTGTCGACCATTGCCCGGCGCTACAACACCACCGCCCGAAAAATCGCCTGGTACAACAATATTTACCGGAAAAATTACATTGTCAGCGGCCAACGGCTCAAAATTCCCCAGGCCGGGACTTACGCCGCCCGGGGCCCGCTGCCTGAGCCCTCCAGGACAATTAACTACAAGGTCAAACGGGGTGACTCCCTGTGGGTGCTGGCCAAGCGCTACAACACCACCACAAAACGAATCCAGGCTTTAAACAACCTCAATTCCGTGAACCTGCACATCGGCCAAAAACTCAAAATCCCGGCCGGCAAAAGCGCGGACCGCAAAGCCTACAGAGTGAAAAAAGGCGATTCACCCTATACCATTGCCAGACGCCATGACATGAACATGAACAAATTTCTGCGAATCAATGAACTAAACCAGAATTCAAGGATTTACCCGGGTCAGACCCTTTACGTGGAATAG
- the tuf gene encoding elongation factor Tu, producing the protein MAKQKFERTKPHVNVGTIGHIDHGKTTLTAAITKHCGLRGWAEFIPFDKIDKAPEEKARGITISTAHVEYQTNNRHYAHVDCPGHADYIKNMITGAAQMDGAILVVGADDGPMPQTREHILLARQVGVPQIVVFLNKCDMVDDEELIELVDMELRELLNNYEFDGDNTPIIRGSALKALESDDPDSEDVKPIWDLLEATDAYIPEPERDVDKPFLMPVEDVFSISGRGTVVTGRVERGIIKVNNKIEIVGMRPTINTTCTGVEMFRKLLDEGQAGDNVGLLLRGTKRDEVERGQVVAAPGTITPHTKFKAEVYVLSKDEGGRHTPFFSGYRPQFYFRTTDVTGVCTLPDGVEMVMPGDNVTISAELITPIAMEEGLRFAVREGGRTVGAGVVSEIIE; encoded by the coding sequence ATGGCAAAGCAGAAGTTTGAGCGGACCAAGCCGCATGTAAACGTGGGAACGATCGGTCATATTGACCATGGCAAGACGACATTGACCGCGGCGATCACCAAGCATTGTGGATTGCGGGGCTGGGCGGAGTTTATTCCGTTTGACAAGATTGACAAGGCGCCCGAGGAAAAGGCCCGTGGGATCACGATTTCCACGGCTCACGTGGAGTATCAGACCAACAACCGGCATTACGCACATGTGGATTGTCCGGGGCATGCCGACTATATCAAGAACATGATCACAGGTGCGGCCCAGATGGACGGGGCGATTCTGGTTGTGGGCGCAGATGACGGCCCCATGCCCCAGACCCGCGAGCATATACTTTTGGCCCGCCAGGTTGGCGTTCCTCAGATCGTGGTGTTTTTAAACAAGTGCGACATGGTCGACGACGAGGAGCTTATCGAGCTTGTGGACATGGAGCTTCGGGAGCTTTTAAACAATTACGAGTTTGACGGTGACAACACCCCGATCATACGGGGCAGCGCGCTTAAGGCACTGGAAAGCGACGATCCGGACAGCGAGGATGTAAAGCCGATCTGGGACTTGCTGGAGGCCACGGACGCCTACATTCCCGAGCCGGAGCGGGACGTTGACAAGCCCTTTTTGATGCCGGTGGAAGACGTGTTTTCGATATCGGGCCGTGGCACGGTTGTCACGGGGCGTGTGGAGCGCGGGATCATCAAGGTCAACAACAAGATCGAGATCGTTGGCATGCGTCCGACCATCAACACGACCTGTACGGGCGTGGAGATGTTTCGCAAGCTGCTTGACGAAGGCCAGGCCGGCGACAACGTGGGTCTGCTTTTGCGGGGTACCAAGCGCGACGAGGTTGAGCGCGGCCAGGTGGTTGCCGCACCGGGAACGATAACGCCGCACACCAAGTTCAAGGCCGAGGTTTACGTGCTGAGCAAGGATGAAGGCGGACGGCACACGCCGTTTTTCTCGGGCTATCGGCCGCAGTTTTATTTCCGGACCACGGATGTTACCGGGGTGTGCACGCTGCCCGATGGGGTTGAGATGGTGATGCCGGGCGATAACGTAACGATATCAGCCGAACTCATCACCCCGATCGCCATGGAGGAGGGGCTGCGCTTTGCAGTGCGTGAAGGCGGCCGAACCGTGGGGGCCGGTGTTGTCAGTGAAATCATAGAATAG